A stretch of the Vigna radiata var. radiata cultivar VC1973A chromosome 7, Vradiata_ver6, whole genome shotgun sequence genome encodes the following:
- the LOC106767064 gene encoding protein NRT1/ PTR FAMILY 2.13 has product MTTKQVRNSEKMLGTHDHDNTPSWSLGRCISSVKMEPTLRNLPRAASESLHTNPKKKRGGWKAITFILGNETFERLAVFGLFANFMVYLTRELHLDQVTASNILSLWFGITNFAPLVGAFISDAYVGRFRTIAFASFGTLLGMVVVTLTSWLPQLQPPPCSPEELASGKCVRASNSQMGVLILGLCCLTIGSSGVRPCSIPFGVDQFDPTTEEGKKGINSFFNWYYTTFTMVLLITQTVVVYVQDSVSWKIGFGIPTFCMLCSIIMFFMGATLYVRVKPEGSVFSGVAQVLMAAYRKRKLRFPMSEEKQEGSFYDPPLTGTTFVSKLPLTKQFRALNKAALIMEGELNPDGSIVNDWRLVSIQKVEEVKCLIRIIPIWAAGILSLTSIAQQGTFTVSQAMKMNRHLGPNFQVPPGSMSVISLITIAFWLPFYDRFLVPKLRKITNHEGGITLLLRIGIGMVFSILSMVVAGMVEKLRRDSANSNPTPLGIAPMSVFWLAPHLILMGLCEAFNIIGQIEFFNRQFPEHMRSIGNSLFSCSFATANYVSTIIVNVVHHTTRTSSHPDWLTNDINAGRIDYFYYLIAVLATLNLFFFIFVARRYQYKGSVDFNDETHQLELGSHKP; this is encoded by the exons ATGACAACCAAACAAGTGAGAAATAGTGAAAAGATGTTGGGTACTCATGACCATGATAATACTCCTTCTTGGTCGCTTGGAAGATGCATTTCATCTGTAAAAATGGAGCCAACCCTCAGAAACCTTCCTAGAGCTGCTTCTGAATCACTACATACCAACCCCAAGAAGAAGCGTGGAGGATGGAAGGccataacttttattttag GGAATGAAACTTTTGAGAGGTTGGCAGTGTTTGGTTTATTTGCGAACTTTATGGTGTATTTGACAAGAGAACTTCATTTGGACCAAGTTACTGCTTCTAACATTCTGAGTTTATGGTTTGGGATCACAAACTTTGCCCCACTAGTTGGTGCCTTCATTTCTGACGCCTATGTTGGTCGTTTCCGGACCATAGCTTTTGCATCATTTGGTACCCTTTTG GGGATGGTCGTGGTGACTTTAACATCATGGTTACCACAGTTGCAGCCTCCACCTTGTAGTCCTGAGGAACTGGCATCTGGGAAGTGTGTTAGGGCAAGCAATTCTCAAATGGGTGTGTTGATTTTGGGACTATGCTGTTTAACCATAGGTTCTTCTGGGGTAAGACCATGCAGCATCCCATTTGGTGTTGACCAATTTGATCCAACGACCGAAGAAGGGAAGAAAGGGATTAACAGCTTCTTCAACTGGTACTACACCACATTCACCATGGTCCTTCTGATCACTCAGACAGTGGTGGTCTACGTCCAAGATTCTGTCAGCTGGAAAATTGGGTTTGGGATACCTACTTTCTGCATGCTCTGCTCCATAATCATGTTCTTTATGGGGGCAACCCTTTATGTACGTGTGAAGCCTGAAGGAAGCGTTTTTTCTGGTGTTGCTCAAGTTCTAATGGCTGCTTATAGAAAGAGAAAACTCAGGTTTCCAATGAGTGAGGAGAAGCAAGAAGGGTCTTTCTATGATCCCCCTCTTACTGGGACCACCTTTGTGTCAAAGCTGCCTTTAACCAAACAATTCAG GGCCTTGAACAAAGCTGCTTTAATTATGGAAGGTGAGTTAAACCCAGATGGGAGCATAGTGAATGATTGGAGACTGGTTAGCATCCAAAAGGTAGAAGAGGTGAAATGCTTAATAAGAATTATCCCAATTTGGGCAGCAGGGATCCTTAGTCTGACTTCCATAGCACAACAAGGGACATTTACTGTGTCACAAGCAATGAAAATGAACAGACACCTGGGACCCAACTTCCAAGTCCCACCTGGTTCAATGTCAGTCATATCATTAATCACCATAGCTTTTTGGCTCCCATTCTATGACAGATTCTTAGTGCCAAAGCTCAGAAAAATTACCAACCATGAAGGGGGCATCACTCTACTCCTAAGAATTGGAATTGGCATGGTCTTCTCTATTCTTTCCATGGTTGTGGCTGGCATGGTTGAAAAACTCAGAAGGGATTCAGCAAATTCAAATCCAACACCTCTTGGAATTGCTCCCATGTCAGTCTTTTGGCTAGCTCCACACTTGATCCTTATGGGGCTCTGTGAGGCATTCAATATAATAGGACAAATTGAGTTCTTCAACAGACAATTTCCTGAACATATGAGAAGCATTGGCAATTCCTTGTTTTCCTGTTCTTTTGCTACAGCTAACTATGTCAGCACCATAATAGTGAATGTGGTTCATCACACTACAAGAACATCTAGCCACCCAGATTGGTTGACAAATGATATAAATGCTGGGAGAATAGACTACTTTTACTATCTTATAGCAGTGTTAGCAACCTTgaatctcttcttttttatatttgttgctAGAAGATATCAGTACAAGGGAAGTGTCGACTTCAATGATGAAACTCACCAACTGGAGCTTGGATCTCACAAACCCTAA